A genomic region of Gemmata massiliana contains the following coding sequences:
- a CDS encoding tyrosine-type recombinase/integrase — MPPSRKLTPSYLLHRQSGRGRVVWTDHTGARQQKLLPGPFGSPESLAAKARLELELVAPSSAAVTARNGVTVAEVLVAYLVHADRYYRDPDGKPGSEVVSLKRSIKPVRELYADLSAVEFGPKALAVVRQSMVRAGLCRSLINKRIDRVKRVFKWAASEELVPVTTYEALRTLAGLRRGRTEAKESEPVQPIDDETVRATLPHLPHYIRVMVELLWHTGMRPSEVVAMTLDRIDRSVAPWVYRPAHHKTAHRGKARAIPLGPNARAVLTAFLVDRSLTPDAPLFSPKRARDERFEQLRLGRKTKVQPSQVSRKKTNPKRKPSERYTAHAITQAVAIATEKAGVSHWHPYQLRHTFGTKARKLFGLEHAGAALGHTKMSATEVYAQRDSALAVEVAAKIG, encoded by the coding sequence ATGCCCCCGTCTCGTAAACTCACACCTTCTTACCTCCTGCACCGTCAATCCGGCCGCGGGCGCGTCGTCTGGACCGATCACACCGGTGCCCGTCAACAGAAGCTTCTGCCCGGCCCGTTCGGGTCGCCCGAGTCCCTCGCCGCGAAAGCCCGGTTGGAACTCGAACTCGTCGCGCCCTCAAGTGCGGCGGTCACCGCGCGGAACGGGGTTACCGTGGCCGAGGTCTTGGTCGCGTACCTGGTTCACGCCGACCGGTACTATCGCGATCCCGACGGTAAGCCCGGAAGTGAGGTGGTAAGTCTCAAGCGGAGCATCAAACCCGTTCGGGAACTGTACGCCGATCTTTCCGCCGTGGAATTCGGTCCCAAAGCGCTCGCGGTTGTGAGGCAAAGTATGGTTCGGGCCGGACTGTGCCGGAGCCTCATCAACAAGCGCATCGACCGAGTGAAGCGCGTATTTAAATGGGCCGCGAGCGAGGAACTCGTTCCGGTGACGACCTACGAGGCACTTCGCACCTTGGCCGGGTTACGCCGGGGACGAACGGAAGCAAAGGAAAGCGAACCCGTGCAGCCGATCGACGACGAGACCGTGCGGGCGACATTGCCGCACCTGCCGCACTACATTCGGGTCATGGTCGAGTTACTGTGGCACACCGGGATGAGGCCGAGCGAAGTTGTCGCGATGACGCTCGACCGGATCGATCGAAGTGTGGCCCCGTGGGTGTACCGACCCGCGCACCACAAAACGGCACACCGAGGGAAAGCGCGTGCGATCCCACTGGGGCCGAATGCTCGTGCGGTACTCACCGCATTTCTCGTAGACCGGTCACTTACCCCAGACGCCCCGCTCTTCTCTCCTAAACGGGCGCGTGACGAGCGCTTCGAGCAACTGCGACTGGGCCGGAAGACCAAAGTGCAACCGTCGCAGGTGAGCCGCAAGAAAACGAACCCGAAACGCAAGCCGTCCGAGCGTTACACCGCGCACGCGATTACCCAAGCCGTGGCCATTGCTACGGAGAAGGCCGGTGTATCCCATTGGCACCCGTACCAACTGCGGCACACGTTCGGCACGAAAGCCCGGAAGTTGTTCGGGCTCGAACACGCCGGAGCCGCACTCGGGCACACCAAAATGAGCGCCACCGAGGTTTATGCACAGCGGGATTCGGCTCTCGCTGTGGAAGTCGCCGCGAAGATCGGGTAA